The following proteins come from a genomic window of Macadamia integrifolia cultivar HAES 741 chromosome 14, SCU_Mint_v3, whole genome shotgun sequence:
- the LOC122061384 gene encoding bidirectional sugar transporter SWEET4-like, translating to MVSAEVARTAVGILGNITALILFLSPVPTFVQIWKKGSVEQFSPAPYLATLLNCMLWVVYGLPLVHPHSMLVITINGSGFLIELTYVVLFLIYSDRKKRLRVFLVLVVEFGFVAFLTVLVLILAHTTASRSLIVGSVCVFFGTLMYAAPLAVMKLVITTRSVEYMPFFLSLAAFANGICWTTYALIRFDLFITIPNSLGALLGLAQLILYATVYRNTQRLMKERKARVDIGLGDVIISQDSKSSNKMVNRPQNGHGISEIYEP from the exons ATGGTTTCTGCAGAAGTTGCTAGAACAGCTGTTGGTATCTTAG GAAACATAACTGCATTGATCTTGTTCTTGTCACCAGt gCCAACTTTTGTTCAGATATGGAAGAAGGGATCAGTGGAGCAGTTCTCACCAGCACCATATTTAGCAACTCTTTTGAATTGCATGCTTTGGGTGGTGTATGGGTTACCATTAGTGCATCCTCATAGCATGCTAGTTATAACCATTAATGGATCTGGGTTTCTGATAGAACTTACATATGTGGTTCTCTTCCTAATCTACTCTGATAGGAAGAAGAGGTTGAGAGTGTTTTTAGTGTTGGTGGTTGAGTTTGGATTTGTTGCTTTCCTTACTGTTCTTGTTCTGATTCTGGCACACACCACTGCTAGCCGTTCTCTTATAGTTGGAAGTGTTTGTGtcttctttgggactttgatgTATGCGGCTCCCTTGGCAGTCATG AAACTAGTGATTACCACGAGAAGCGTAGAGTACATGcctttctttctctcattgGCTGCCTTTGCTAATGGCATTTGCTGGACTACTTATGCTCTCATACGTTTTGACCTCTTTATCACt ATTCCTAACAGTTTAGGAGCACTCCTTGGCCTGGCGCAGCTGATACTGTACGCCACGGTCTATAGAAATACGCAAAGACTGATGAAGGAAAGGAAAGCCAGAGTGGACATAGGACTGGGAGATGTGATTATCAGCCAAGATTCCAAGTCCTCCAATAAGATGGTCAATCGCCCTCAGAATGGTCATGGTATTTCAGAGATCTATGAGCCATGA
- the LOC122061116 gene encoding protein MAK16 homolog, producing the protein MQHDEVIWQVIRHNHCSFMAKITTGNFCRNPYNVTGICNRSSCPLANSRYATIRDHDGIFYLYMKTIERAHKPNELWERVKLPRNYEKALEIIDKHLIYWPKFLVHKTKQRLTKMTQMRIRMRKLALKTREKIMTTPRKEKKRESRREEKAEKAAVLDKSIEKELLERLKKGVYGDIYNYPVKEYNKVLDMEGLQAASDEEDEMEPEIEYVEGYDELEEEEDMEDFGGPVVDESLMADGYGGLDEDDEDMDTTHRKRVRTGLGSAKREKDGMGTKSKKKARVLVEVEHEDTGERQKAVQ; encoded by the exons ATGCAGCACGATGAGGTTATTTGGCAGGTTATCAGACACAATCACTGCAGTTTCATGGCAAA AATCACAACGGGGAACTTCTGTCGAAACCCGTATAACGTGACTGGTATTTGTAATCGAAGCTCTTGCCCCCTTGCCAACAGTCGATACGCCACAATCCGAGACCACGATG GgatcttttatttatatatgaaaaCTATAGAAAGGGCTCATAAGCCTAATGAATTATGGGAAAGAGTAAAGTTGCCCAGAAATTATGAGAAGGCACTTGAAATCATTGACAAGCATCTG ATATATTGGCCTAAGTTTCTGGTGCACAAAACAAAACAGCGTCTCACCAAAATGACTCAAATGCGGATACGTATGAGGAAGCTTGCATTGAAAACGAG GGAAAAGATAATGACGACAccgagaaaagagaaaaagagagagtcTAGGCGAGAAGAAAAAGCTGAAAAGGCTGCGGTTTTGGATAAG AGTATTGAGAAAGAGTTGTTAGAGCGTCTTAAGAAGGGAGTTTATGGTGACATATACAATTATCCTGTTAAAGAATACAATAAAGTTCTTGATATGGAAGGACTACAGGCTGCTAGTgacgaagaagatgagatg GAACCAGAAATAGAATATGTTGAAGGCTATGATGAacttgaagaggaagaagatatggAAGATTTTGGTGGTCCTGTGGTTGATGAATCTCTCATGGCTGATGGCTATG GTGGCttggatgaagatgatgaagatatgGATACAACTCACCGAAAGAGAGTGAGAACAGGCTTGGGTTCAGCGAAGCGTGAGAAAGATGGAATGGGTACAAAATCGAAAAAGAAGGCTAGGGTACTTGTTGAG GTTGAGCATGAAGATACCGGTGAAAGGCAGAAGGCTGTTCAATGA
- the LOC122061636 gene encoding LOB domain-containing protein 1-like produces the protein MDMRMPAARPKINQPCAACRMLRRRCGNDCLLAPYFPAEEADNFVVVHKVFGASNVIKMLQMVEESKREDYVKSIVYEAKARLRDPVYGSTGAIFQLQKNLQDLELQLESTRAQILETEERKNQLLRILMDIRHQRPISPIDDVMFDRGDFFLDDSTVSVGYDPIEFPLHCDWVLW, from the exons ATGGATATGAGAATGCCGGCGGCACGACCGAAGATTAACCAGCCCTGCGCCGCTTGCCGGATGCTTCGCCGGAGATGTGGGAATGATTGTTTATTAGCTCCTTACTTTCCTGCTGAAGAAGCTGATAACTTTGTAGTAGTTCACAAAGTTTTTGGTGCTAGCAATGTTATCAAAATGCTTCAG ATGGTAGAGGAAAGCAAGAGGGAAGATTATGTGAAGAGCATAGTTTATGAAGCAAAAGCAAGGCTGAGAGACCCAGTTTATGGAAGTACAGGAGCCATCTTTCAGTTgcagaagaaccttcaagatcTGGAGCTTCAATTGGAATCAACAAGAGCTCAAATTCTTGAaacagaggaaagaaagaatcaaCTATTGAGGATCCTAATGGATATTCGCCACCAACGTCCCATCTCACCCATTGATGATGTGATGTTTGATAGAGGAGATTTCTTCTTAGATGATTCTACTGTGTCAGTGGGCTATGACCCAATTGAATTTCCGTTACATTGTGATTGGGTTTTATggtaa